A single region of the Vanacampus margaritifer isolate UIUO_Vmar chromosome 13, RoL_Vmar_1.0, whole genome shotgun sequence genome encodes:
- the gpr52 gene encoding G-protein coupled receptor 52 has translation MNLSDMTTDPMLTPNSSRGDLFSGSASNHSCPLGWGLKEVLEACILETAVVVLLTVLIIVGNLTVIFVFHCAPLLHHYNTSYFIQTMAYADLLVGLSCLVPTLSLLHYPASVQEPITCQVFSYVISVLKSVSMACLACISVDRYLAITKPLSYNQLVTPCRLRGCITLIWVYSSLVFLPSFFGWGKPGYHGDIFEWCAQSWPTSAVFTGFVVCLLYAPAALVVCFTYYHIFRICQQHNREISERRARFPSQEMETVDGDRDGHQGGHGPDRRYAMVLFRITSVFYMLWLPYIIYFVLESYHVLDSPALSFITTWLAISNSFCNCVIYSLSNSVFRLGMRRLSQTICSFSHCAADDRDFGKPKPRPRANSCSI, from the coding sequence ATGAATCTGTCTGACATGACGACTGACCCGATGCTCACACCAAACAGCAGCCGTGGAGACTTGTTTTCCGGAAGTGCTTCAAACCATTCCTGTCCGTTAGGATGGGGCTTAAAGGAAGTTTTGGAGGCTTGCATCCTGGAGACGGCTGTCGTGGTACTCCTGACAGTGCTCATTATTGTTGGTAACTTGACGGTGATCTTCGTATTCCACTGTGCCCCGCTGCTACATCACTACAACACCAGCTACTTTATCCAGACTATGGCCTACGCAGACCTTCTGGTGGGTCTCAGCTGCCTGGTGCCCACCCTGTCTCTGCTCCACTACCCAGCAAGTGTCCAGGAGCCCATCACCTGTCAGGTCTTCAGCTACGTCATCTCTGTTCTCAAAAGTGTTTCAATGGCCTGTTTGGCCTGTATCAGTGTGGACCGCTATCTGGCGATAACTAAACCGCTATCTTACAACCAACTGGTGACGCCATGCCGGCTACGGGGCTGCATCACCCTCATTTGGGTTTACTCTAGCCTGGTCTTCTTGCCCTCTTTCTTTGGGTGGGGCAAGCCAGGCTATCATGGGGACATTTTTGAGTGGTGCGCACAGTCTTGGCCGACCTCAGCCGTCTTTACAGGCTTTGTGGTGTGCTTGCTGTACGCACCTGCTGCACTTGTGGTCTGTTTTACCTACTACCACATATTTCGCATTTGCCAGCAGCACAACAGGGAGATTAGTGAACGACGGGCACGTTTTCCAAGCCAAGAGATGGAAACTGTGGATGGAGATAGGGACGGGCATCAAGGAGGACACGGACCGGATCGGCGCTACGCGATGGTGCTGTTCCGCATCACAAGCGTGTTCTATATGCTCTGGCTACCCTACATCATATACTTTGTGTTGGAAAGCTACCACGTCCTGGACAGCCCAGCTCTTTCCTTCATTACCACTTGGCTAGCAATTAGCAACAGTTTTTGCAATTGTGTCATCTACAGCTTGTCCAATAGTGTGTTCCGCTTGGGCATGCGGAGGCTCTCGCAGACGATTTGCTCCTTCAGTCACTGTGCTGCTGATGACAGGGACTTTGGGAAGCCTAAACCACGACCAAGGGCAAACTCCTGCTCCATCTGA